A part of Chloroflexota bacterium genomic DNA contains:
- a CDS encoding sugar ABC transporter permease: MRHSTREALYGYAFVMIWILGFGIFTLVPLIQTFFYSLNQVTVSATGINLDFVEWANYSRALFTDPTFVELLIGYVIETLVSVPIVLIFSMIIALFLNLNFRFKGLFRTIFFLPVVITSGPVIQELTSQGATSVPGIANSAVIADFLAQLPRYLRNPIEYLLTSFILILWFSGVQILIYLSSLQKIDKSIYEAAAIDGASAWESFWKITLPSIFPCADFASGDCIFAPKLSRGEKNQIRGDGRI, translated from the coding sequence ATGAGGCATAGCACAAGAGAGGCGCTCTACGGCTATGCTTTCGTCATGATTTGGATTTTAGGCTTTGGGATATTTACGTTAGTCCCTCTAATTCAAACTTTTTTCTATAGCCTGAACCAGGTCACTGTTTCGGCAACAGGCATCAATCTTGATTTTGTTGAATGGGCGAATTATTCAAGAGCCTTATTTACAGACCCGACATTTGTGGAGTTATTAATCGGATATGTGATCGAAACGTTAGTTTCAGTGCCGATTGTATTGATATTTTCAATGATTATCGCTTTATTTTTAAATCTGAATTTCAGATTCAAGGGTTTATTCAGAACGATTTTCTTTTTGCCGGTTGTCATCACCAGCGGACCGGTGATTCAGGAACTGACATCGCAAGGCGCTACCTCGGTGCCGGGGATTGCTAATTCAGCAGTAATTGCGGATTTTTTAGCCCAGCTGCCGCGCTATTTACGCAATCCGATTGAATACCTTCTTACCTCGTTTATATTAATCCTCTGGTTTTCCGGCGTACAAATCCTGATTTATTTATCCAGCTTGCAGAAAATTGACAAGAGCATTTATGAGGCGGCTGCCATTGATGGGGCATCTGCCTGGGAATCTTTTTGGAAAATTACGTTACCATCTATATTTCCTTGTGCTGATTTTGCTTCTGGCGATTGTATATTTGCTCCTAAACTTTCGCGCGGAGAAAAAAATCAGATAAGAGGAGATGGCCGCATATGA
- a CDS encoding carbohydrate ABC transporter permease produces the protein MKRFIQENLKSFLLGNRANYGLIFNILLYMLLIAIGFVYLYPLLFMFVTSMKSPADLLNPMVQWVPTELFVGNYIKAYHVLDYPTTLLSSVMISVVPSVIQAIVCSLVGYGLARYRFWGKNLIFVLILATFVIPAQNTVIPQMLTYRSLGLLGNIYSLILPAIMGQGFKSAIFILIFYQTFLSLPKVLEEAARLDGASDIKIFVQIALPAAIPSYIISIIFSTVWYWNETYLTVIFLEGGIQSLPMQLSKFVQAYENLYPPGTVNIFDRLNEAVKLSGTFLNILPLLIMYFVLQKWFVESIETTGITGE, from the coding sequence ATGAAAAGATTTATTCAGGAAAATTTGAAAAGCTTTCTGCTGGGCAATCGGGCCAATTATGGATTGATATTTAATATATTGTTGTATATGCTGTTGATCGCCATTGGCTTTGTTTATCTTTATCCGCTGTTATTCATGTTTGTCACTAGCATGAAAAGTCCGGCGGATTTACTAAACCCGATGGTGCAATGGGTTCCGACTGAATTATTCGTTGGCAACTATATCAAGGCCTACCATGTATTAGATTATCCCACTACACTATTGTCATCTGTAATGATTAGTGTTGTCCCGTCGGTCATTCAGGCTATTGTGTGTTCGCTTGTTGGTTATGGGTTGGCGCGGTATCGGTTTTGGGGCAAAAATCTCATATTTGTTCTCATTCTTGCCACGTTCGTCATCCCCGCGCAAAACACCGTTATCCCGCAGATGTTAACTTATCGAAGTCTTGGGTTGCTCGGCAATATTTATTCTCTGATCTTGCCAGCAATTATGGGGCAGGGATTTAAGAGCGCTATTTTCATTCTAATTTTTTACCAGACATTTCTTTCTTTGCCCAAAGTATTGGAAGAGGCCGCGCGCTTGGATGGGGCATCTGACATAAAGATTTTTGTGCAAATCGCTCTGCCGGCCGCAATACCTTCCTATATTATTTCGATCATTTTCTCGACCGTTTGGTATTGGAATGAGACTTATTTGACCGTCATATTTCTTGAAGGCGGCATCCAGTCACTGCCAATGCAATTATCAAAGTTTGTTCAGGCATATGAGAATTTGTATCCACCTGGAACGGTGAATATTTTTGATCGCCTAAATGAGGCGGTAAAACTAAGCGGCACATTTTTAAATATTCTGCCATTGTTGATAATGTACTTTGTGTTGCAGAAATGGTTTGTTGAATCGATCGAAACGACAGGTATAACAGGTGAATAA
- a CDS encoding LacI family DNA-binding transcriptional regulator → MTTIKDVAKHAKVSITSASYALNGTGTISTATRKRVLKVAEELNYHPNAFARNLKKRKTYTIGVFITRFGGSFYEEILEGIHDAVLKTDYELIVCPESRMFRKLLTQRQVDGAIVFDSKIKSDILVKLASKRFPIVVLDRYLEVDYLLPLLVDNQQGAREAFYHLYAQGARRFSFISGASDSFDNMERKKAFLNEADKNNVTVQCYNGNFTEESGYDIARTMIETNDLPEAVFCANDQMAIGFINAMKENHLKAPDDIAVVGFDDIQIAKYMQPTLSTIGASRFSWGSLAATQLIDFLENEKPFQPYRIPARLIQRESSTKNHNALLAK, encoded by the coding sequence ATGACTACTATCAAAGATGTGGCTAAACATGCCAAGGTCAGCATCACGTCAGCATCATATGCTTTAAATGGCACAGGCACTATCAGTACAGCAACCCGGAAACGCGTGTTAAAAGTCGCGGAGGAACTGAATTATCATCCCAATGCTTTTGCCAGAAATCTAAAAAAACGAAAGACATATACTATTGGTGTCTTTATTACCCGATTCGGCGGCTCGTTTTATGAAGAAATTCTCGAAGGAATCCATGATGCAGTTCTAAAAACCGATTATGAGTTGATTGTATGCCCTGAAAGCCGGATGTTTCGAAAACTCCTCACACAGCGGCAGGTAGATGGAGCCATTGTGTTTGATTCGAAAATAAAAAGTGATATCCTGGTTAAACTTGCTTCAAAAAGATTTCCTATCGTCGTTTTAGATCGCTATTTGGAAGTTGATTATTTGCTTCCTTTGTTAGTTGACAACCAGCAGGGGGCCAGGGAGGCTTTTTATCATTTATATGCCCAGGGAGCTCGCCGCTTCTCCTTTATTTCAGGTGCTTCGGATTCATTTGATAATATGGAGAGAAAAAAAGCATTTTTGAATGAGGCGGACAAAAACAATGTCACCGTCCAATGCTATAACGGGAATTTTACCGAGGAGTCTGGCTACGATATTGCCAGAACGATGATTGAAACCAATGATTTGCCGGAAGCAGTTTTTTGCGCAAACGATCAAATGGCTATAGGATTTATTAATGCAATGAAGGAGAATCATTTAAAGGCTCCTGACGACATTGCCGTTGTAGGATTTGACGATATCCAAATTGCTAAATATATGCAGCCGACCTTGTCAACTATTGGAGCGTCGCGTTTTTCATGGGGTTCGTTAGCTGCAACTCAGTTGATTGATTTTCTGGAGAATGAAAAACCTTTTCAGCCGTATAGAATTCCCGCCAGGCTGATCCAGCGTGAATCGTCTACGAAGAATCACAATGCGCTATTGGCAAAATAG
- a CDS encoding glycoside hydrolase family 1 protein, with the protein MYDVFSLPAISFPKDFLWGSATAGHQVEGDNIHSQVWFDEQQDKFWLDDPERKIRATSGKACDHYRLYREDVDLLAELGHRAYRMSIEWSRIEPAEGQWDVAAVNHYVDLLARLNQRGIQVFVTLHHFTHPYWFEQQGGFRERENLRYFERYLEYLLPKISAYVSGWNVINEFNLGLSPTGGSYKFNMLRFHALGYHLIKRYSSAPVSSAHAFIHWFPRRYHDTLDRRMTDYADFLTNEFFFHALRTGELVYPNMNSEYDPDVKGTLDFWAINYYTRHMVDARQAGLEGSRFKHKELKMIPMNFYLEEMYPEGLIANLERLTDRPVYITENGCATTDDRFRIVYLALTLSALKEAIDRGVDVRGYFYWSLMDNYEWGSFLPRFGLVDVNFETFKRTPKPSAMFYRDIIGRNGFEGATLQRYLKELPTLQKSQ; encoded by the coding sequence ATGTACGATGTATTCAGCCTGCCGGCGATAAGCTTCCCGAAGGATTTCTTGTGGGGCAGCGCTACAGCCGGACATCAAGTTGAGGGCGACAATATCCACTCGCAAGTGTGGTTTGACGAACAGCAGGACAAATTTTGGCTTGACGATCCCGAACGGAAAATCAGGGCGACCTCCGGTAAAGCTTGCGACCATTACCGGCTGTATCGGGAAGACGTGGATTTGCTGGCAGAGCTTGGCCACCGGGCGTACCGGATGTCAATTGAGTGGAGTCGAATAGAACCTGCCGAAGGCCAGTGGGATGTAGCGGCGGTCAACCACTATGTTGATTTACTGGCGCGCCTTAACCAACGGGGGATTCAGGTGTTCGTCACGCTCCATCATTTTACCCACCCTTACTGGTTCGAGCAGCAAGGAGGTTTTCGGGAACGTGAGAACTTACGCTACTTTGAGCGCTATTTGGAGTACCTCTTGCCGAAGATTAGCGCATACGTGAGCGGATGGAATGTGATCAATGAATTCAACTTAGGGCTATCTCCAACTGGCGGGTCTTACAAATTCAATATGCTTCGCTTTCACGCCCTGGGGTATCACTTGATTAAACGCTATTCTTCAGCCCCGGTAAGTAGCGCCCATGCTTTTATCCATTGGTTTCCACGACGTTACCATGATACTCTGGATCGGCGCATGACAGATTACGCGGATTTCCTTACAAATGAATTCTTCTTTCATGCCCTGCGGACCGGTGAACTGGTGTACCCAAATATGAATAGCGAATATGACCCGGACGTGAAGGGAACGCTGGATTTTTGGGCGATTAATTATTATACGCGCCACATGGTAGATGCGCGCCAGGCAGGTTTGGAAGGCTCCCGGTTCAAGCACAAGGAGCTAAAGATGATCCCGATGAATTTTTATTTAGAGGAGATGTATCCTGAAGGGTTGATTGCGAATTTGGAACGCCTGACTGATCGCCCGGTTTACATTACTGAAAACGGGTGTGCGACCACCGATGACCGGTTTCGGATTGTCTATCTCGCCTTGACTCTCTCCGCGTTGAAGGAGGCGATAGATCGCGGGGTGGATGTGCGCGGCTATTTTTACTGGTCATTGATGGACAACTACGAATGGGGATCGTTCCTGCCTCGATTTGGCTTGGTGGATGTTAATTTTGAGACCTTTAAGCGGACGCCGAAACCTAGCGCGATGTTCTATCGAGATATTATTGGGAGAAATGGATTTGAGGGCGCGACGTTACAACGCTACCTGAAGGAATTGCCTACATTGCAAAAGAGCCAATAA